The stretch of DNA GTAGACCACGCAACCAGACGGCACGCAGGCAGGCCCTCGTCTCCGCCGCGGGACGGGCCATCGCGGAGCGCGGCCTCGAGGGCCTGCGCATCAAGGACATCGCGGACGCGGCGGGCGTCTCGCAGGGCTCGGTCCTGTACTACTACCCCGAGCTCGACGACCTCGTACTGGAGGTGCACCGGGGCGCGGTCGAGAGCTACCTGTCCTCGCGGCAGCGGGCCTACGACGAGGCACCCGCCGAGGATCCGGCGGCACGGCTGCGGGCCCTGCTGCACAGCGGTCTGCCGAGCATGACGGAGGATCCGGTCCACGGGCTGCTGTACGAGCTGCACCGGCGCGCCGGCCGCAGCCCGGGCCACGCCGAGCTGATGACCTCCCTCTTCGCCCGGGAGGTCGCTCTCTACACGACCGCCCTCGAGGTCGGCGCCGCGACCGGTGTGTTCTCCCTCGCGGCGTCCGCGCACGATCTGGCGCACGGGCTGGTGGCCCTGGAGGACGGCTACGGTCTGCACATCGTCAGCCGCAACGCGGCTCTGCGGCCCGACAGGGCCCGTGAGCTGATTCTGGCCCATGCCCGGGCGGTGACGGGCTGCGCCGGTCTGTAGGGCTCGGCGGGCACCGCCCGGGTCCGTCCCCGGTGAGCGGCTGCCGGCTCAGACCTCGGTGGACCGGGCGGCGGCGATCTCCCGCAGCAGGTCCATCACCGCTCGGGCGCGGGCGGTCTGGGTCACGCCCTCCAGGGAGGCGATCCTGACTTCGAGCGGGGAGGCGTCCCGGAGCTGGAGTTCCGCGATCTCGCCGCCGCCGTAGGTCTGGCTGGTCGCCGGGCGCTGGTTGAGCACGGAGTAGCCGAGTCCCCGGGCCACCAGGGAGCGCACGGTCTCGTAGCTCCGGGTGCGGTAGCGGACGTCGGGCGCGGTGCCGGTGGCGGCCACCAGCGCGCGGAAGTAGTCGCGGCTGTGGGGAAGGTCCAGCAGGACGAGCGGTTCCGTGGACAGTTCGGCCAGCTCCACACTGCCCTGACCGGCCAGCGGGTGATCGGCCGGGACGATGACGTAGGCCGGGGCGCGGGCGATCGTCTCGCTGCGCAGGTCCGCCTCGGCCGACAGACCGAGGTGGTAGGTGAGGGCGAAGTCGATGCGCCCCGCCGCCAGGGCGTGGACGAGCTGGTCCGTCTCCGCCTCCACCACGTCGATCTCGATGCCCGGATAGCGTCCGGTGCACTCGCTGAACAGGTGGGGCAGGTAGTAGGGGGCCAGGGTCACGAAGCAGCCGACGGCCACCGGCCCGGAGATGGTCTCGCCCTCTCCCCGGGCCTCCCGTTCGACCTCGCGGGCGCGGGCCAGCAGATCCCGCGCCTGCTGCTGGAGCCGCTCCCCGGCGGGTGTGAGGGTCAGCCCCCGGCCCCGCCGGCGGATGAACAGCTGCGCCTGGAGGTCGCGCTCCAGGTTGTGGATGGCCGCGGACACGGCGGACTGCGCGATGTGCAGCTCCGCCGACGCCTCCGTCATCGAACCGCGCTCGGCTGCGACGAGGAAGTAGCGGAGCTGAACGAGCGTGAAACCCACTGGTGCCGTCATACGTGACCCTTGCGCCGGCCGATCCGTGTCGCAGTCGACCTTATGCGGCACCGCCCGGCGCACCTCGGCGGCCGCCGCTTCGGGCACGTCCTCGGGGGCGTTCTCGGGCATGTCCTCGGGGCGCAGCAGGGCCGAACCGGCGGTCTCCCGCAGGGACAGGGCGGCCACGAGACCGGCGACGGCGAACACCGTCAGGTACGGGCCGGGCACCAGGGTGCTGCCGGTCGCGGAGATGCGGTGTGCCGGGGGCCTGAGGTCGGGGGCATCGGTGTCCTCCGGGTCGTCGGGAATCGAAGGGGCCGGTGAACGGCACGCCGGGCGTCGTGGGAAGGCGGTCCGGGGCGAGCGGACCGTGCGGCGGCCGGCGGGCGAAGGCCACCGCGCCGGCCGCCACGCCGAGGGTGTCGGCGGGGCGCCGCATGGCCGCGGGCAGCCGCCGGCGGCCGCGGTGGACCCCGTCGAACCGGCCGAGGGTGACCGCCGCCGGACCGGCGCCGGGAACGTCTCCCGGGTGCTTCCACGGCACGCGACCGGTCCGCGCGGCCCTGGCGGCGGCCGCCCACGTCACGCCGCCGCTCCCCCGGCCGGCGCGCTCTGGTCCACGCCGGTCCAGGCCAGTGCGATCGCCCCGTCGAGCAGGGCCCGCCGCGCCGCCGCGCCCACGCAGTACGCGGCGAACTCGTGCTGGTGGTTGGTGGCGGGCAGGGATCCGATGCCGATGTAGGGGTGGATGGCCGGCACCACCTGCGAGACGTTGCCCATGTCGGTGGAGGCGCGGTTCATCCGCGCGGCCTGGCCGGGGGGCGCGAACTCCCGGCCCAGGGCGAGGGCGTTCGCACGGTAGTGCCCGAGGGCGGTCTCGTCCGTACGGAACTCCGCGTACGGCTTGCTCTCCGGCTCGATCCCCAGCTCGCAGCCGGTCGCGAGGGCACCGGCCTCGAAGGCCCGCATGACCCGCGGCTCCAGCTCGGCCAGTTCGGCGAGTGTCTCCGCCCGTACGTACCAACGGCCTGTCGACCGCTCCGGGATGGCGTTCGGGGCGTCCCCGGCGTGGGTCACCACACCGTGCACCCTGGCCGAGGCCGGCAGTTGCTGGCGCAGCAGGCCGATCGCGACCTGGGCCACGGTGAAGGCGTCGGCCGCGTTGACCCCGGCCTCCGGATAGGCCGCGGCGTGCGCGGACTTCCCGGTGTAGGAGATCCTGGAGTGGCTGACCGCGAACGGGCGGGCCTCGGCGACGTCGACCGGGGCGGGGTGCACCATCATCGCGAGGTCCACTCCGGCGAAGGCGCCCCGGTCGAGCATCTCGATCTTGCCGCCGCCGCCTTCCTCGGCCGGGGTGCCGTAGACCTCGACGGTGAGGCCGGCGTCGTCGGCGACGGCCGCCAGGCCGAGCGCGGCCCCCACCGAACTCGCGGCGATGAGGTTGTGCCCGCACGCGTGGCCGAGGCCCGGCAGCGCGTCGTACTCGGCGCACAGTGCGACCCGGACGGGCCCGCTGCCGAACCGGGCGAGGAACGCCGTCTCCAGACCCAGGTAGGACGAGGTGACGTCGAATCCGGCGCGGTCCAGCAGGTCCGGTACGGCGGCGGCGGCCCGGTGTTCCTCCCAGGCTGTCTCCGGGTCGGCGTGCAGCCGCTCGGAGAGGCCGATCAGCTCCTCGGCCCGGCGGTCGACCGCCTGCCGGGCCGCCTCCTTCAGCGCGCCCGTCACAGGTCGCCCGGGACGCCGTAGGAAGGAGCGGCGGCGGGGTCGAGGCCGCGCCGCACGTAGTCGTCCCGCTGCGGCAGCCAGACGTCGAGGAGTTCGCCGAGCCGGTCCACGGGATCCTCGGCCCAGTCCACCCGCAGGTCGGTCACGCGCCAGTCCACGTCCGCGACGACCGCCAGGCCCGCGGAGTACACCGGCCCCTCCTCGCCGCCGGCCGCGACGGCGGCCTTCAGGGCGGTGAGCAGACGCTCCTCGAGCCGACCGGTGGCCGTGGCGTAGGCGTCGAGGAGTACGCCGGGGATGTGCTCGCCGGACAGCATGTTGCCGGCCGCCACCGCGTCGTCCGCGATGGCCGAGGCGTGCCTGCCGAGGGTCCGCGAGCCACTGTGGGCGAACCCGGCGCCGGAGCGGCCCAGCACGGTCAACTGCCGGTACTCGATGGACTTCGCGTTCCGCGCCGCGCCGGTGACGTGGGCCAGGGCACGCTCCGCGTCGCCGTGGTCGGCGAGCCCGTCCAGCAGGCTCGTGCCGAGGGTCGGGTCGGTGACGTTCTGCGAGGCCGCCGCGCCGACCCCGGGCCGCAGATGGACGACCCGGGCGGCGACCGCCGGACTCGACGAACTGGCCACGATGCCGAACCGCTCACCGTCGCGTACCACCAGGGAGAAGGTCATGCCCGCGCCTCCTCGGGGATCACGGCGATCGCGTCGATCTCGCACAGCCACTCCGGGCGGGCCAGGGCGGAGACCACCAGGCCGGTGGAGATGGGGTGCACGCCCTTGGTCCAGCGGCCCACGGTGCGGTACACCGCCTCGCGGTAGCGCGGGTCGATCAGATAGATGGTCAGCTTGACCAGGTGCTCCATCCGGCTGCCCGCCTCTTCGAGCAGCATCTTGATGTTGGTCATGGCCTGCTCGGCCTGCGCCTCGGCGTCGCCGACGCCCACGGAATCGCTGGTGTCGAGGTTCTGGCCGATCTGGCCCCGGACGTACACCGTGTCGCCGGCGACGACGGCCTGGCAGAGGTCGTTGTCGAGGTTCTGCTCGGGATAGGTGTCGCGCGTGTTGAACGGCCGGATCCGGGTGTGCCCGCCGGCGACGATCGGGGCCCGCGCCTGGCTGCCCTCGCTCGTGAAGGTCATCGTCCGCTCCTCAGTTCTTCGGGGTCGCCGGCGTGGCGCCGGGCCGGTCGGTGGTGCCGTACGCGAGGTAGCCGCGCTGGATCGTGATGTGGTCGGCGATGTGTCCGGCGTCGTGCCACACACCCCAGATGAAGCTCGATCCGCGGCGGGACAGCCAGGGCAGGCCCAGGAAGTAGACGCCGGGCTCGGAGGACACTCCTCGCCGCTGGTCCGGCCGGCCGTTCTCGTCGAACGCGTCGACCTCGAGCCAGCCGTAGTCGGTGGCGAAACCCGTCGCCCAGACGATCGAGGTGACGCCGGCCCCGGCCAGGTCGAGCTCCAGGAGGGGACTGGTCACGCAGTCCGGGTCCGGCCCGAGGACGTGGGCCTCCGGCTCCTCGGGGAGGTCGAGCCCGTTGCGCTCGACGTACGCGTCGGCCGCCCGCAGGAACGCGAGGTACTTGTCGTCGCCGAGCGCGATGTTCGCGGCGAGATCCGGCGCGAAGCGCAGTACGCCGTCGTCGTAGGACGCGGTCAGGCCGACGAGCTCGATGCCGGTGCCGGCCAGGGCGCGGAAGTCCACGGTGTGACCGCCGCGGGCGCCGCTGACGGCGATGGTGACGTGTTCGGCACCTCGGGGAGGGGTCTCCGCGTCCCAGATCCCGAGCACACCGAGCCACCAGCAGAAGTCACGTCCGCGGTACTCACGGGGAGGACGGTCGTGCGGACCGACGGAGAGGAGGACCCGGCGACCGGACCGGCGCAGTTCGTCGGCGATCTGGACCCCCGAGGAGCCGGCCCCGACCACGAGGACCGCGCCCTCGGACAGCTGCTCCGGGTTGCGGTACCCGCTGGAGTGGATCTGCACGGGGACGGCGCCGTCCGGGACGATGGGCGGGATCACGGGCCGCTGGAACGGTCCGGTCGCGGCCACGACGAAGCGCGCGTCGATGGAGCCCTCCGACGTTTCGACCCGGAAGCCGGGCCGGCCGGCGTGCTTGCGCACCGAGGTCACCTCGACACCGCACCGGATCGGGGCGCCGATCTTCTCGGCGTACGTGACGAAGTAGTCCGCGACCTGCTCCTTCGAGGCGAAGGCGTCGGGGCCGACGTCGGAGAACTCCAGCCCCGGGAACCGGTCGTGCCACGCGGGCCCGTTGGCGACCAGGGAGTCCCACCGCTCCGAGCGCCACCGCTCGGCGATCCGGTGCCGCTCCAGGACGACGTGCGGTACGCCGTGGGCTCCCAGGTGCTCGCTCATTGCGACGCCCGCCTGGCCCGCACCGACCACGACCACTTCGGTCTCTTCACTGGGCATTTCAGCCTCCACTCAGGCGGTAGTCCATCCCGGTGTCGCGTTGACTGTGCTACCGCACGAGACATCCTGGGGCGGACCCGGAAAACTGTCGAACAGATGTTTTCGGTTTGAGTGATCTGATTTTCAGATTCTGACGGGGGTGATGACCGGCCCCTCGAACGCCGCGCCGACGCAGGCGGATCAAGGGGCGTGACGCAGGGCGTGTCCGGCGGGACGGATGGTTACCGTGGGGGTCGGCGCCGGCGATCCGATGCCGCGTCCACCCACACGGAAGGGAACTCCTCGATGGTCGAAGAGCCGGTCTTGGTGCTTGCGGCAACCGGAGGACAGGGCAGGGCTGTTGCCGACGCACTGCTGGGCCGCGGGGCCCGGGTCCGCGCGCTGGTGCGCGACCCCGCGCGGAAAGCGGCACGGGAACTGGCCGACCGGGGTGTCGAAGTGATGGCGGGATCCCTGAGCGATCGCGGGTCGCTCGCCGCCGCGATGAGCGGGGTGGCGGGCGTCTTCGCGTTCACCACCCCCTTCGAGGCCGGCGTCGAGGCGGAGGTGGGCCAGGGACGGGCCATCCTGGCTGCCGCCGAGGAGGCGGGCGTGCCGCATCTCGTGTTCAGCTCGGTCGCCGGCGCCGACCAGGAGAGCGGGGTACCGCACTTCGAGAGCAAGGCACGCATCGAAGCCGAACTGGCCGCAGGCGACGTGCCCCATACGATCCTGGGGCCGACGTATTTCTTCGACAACGCTCTCGGCGGAGCGGAGCGCGTCCTCGACGGCGTCCTCGACCTGCCGCTGCCGCCCGACCGGCCGTTGCAGCAGCTTGCCCGCCCCGACCTCGGAGCGTTCGCGGCGGAAGTGCTGCTCGACCCCGCCCGCTACGCGGGGCAGCGCATCGAACTGGCAAGCGACGCGCCCACACCCACGCAGATGGCGGCCGCGCTCGGCGCGGCGCTCGGACGGGAGGTCCGCCATGAGCAAGTGCCTTTGACGGCGGTCGCCAACCCGGACATGCACGCAATGTGGACGTTCCTGAACGGACCCGGCTATCGCGTCGACATCCCCGCACTGCACGCCGCTCACCCGGAGATCCCTTGGACCGGCTTCGCCGACTGGGCGCACGGCACGTTCGCGACGGCCCGCTGAAGCAGCCCGTTTGCCGATCCAGTCGCGTCGGGTCCTGCGGAGCGTGGCCATCGGGTCGTGACCGGCGAAGAGCTCCGGAAAGCCGCGAACACTTCGTGCCCGCACGAACGTTCAGGGAGACGGTCGCCGGCGGAGACGGCAGTCCGGCCGCCGCCGTCACCGCCCGGGCCTCACGAAAGCCGGACCCGCCAGGCCAGCACGCCACCGGAGACGCCGGTCCGCAGTCGCACGCGCAGGCGCAGGGCGGTGACGGTCACCGGCTCGTAGGAGACGTGGTTGAACGTGTCGGTGGCCGTGCCGTATGCCGAGGCGCCGCTCACCGGCTGCCAGACACCCGCGGGTGACCGGTACTCCAACTGCCAGGACTGCGGTACCCGGCAGGCGCCGTGGCCGGTGTCGTCGTACCAGTACACCGACACCCCGCTCGTGCGGACCGGCTCGGCGTACTCGTACCGCACCCACTCCTCCGTGCCGGTCCGGTCCCACCAGGTGAAGCGGGGTATGGACTGGTCGAAGGAGTCCGCGGGCCCGGCCGTGGCGTTGATGATCAGGGCCTGGGGGCTGTCCACGCCGCTGAAGGACGCGGTGCAGGCGACCCATTCGCACGCCCGCCGGCCCGATTCCGCCGTGGGAAAGGCGGTGATGCGCAGCCGCGCGGCGGCGGACGGGATCAGCGTGATGTGCTCGACCGGCTCGGTGGAGCGCGCCGGGCTCTGCTGGAGCGGCGCCGCCACGTCCTGGTCGTCGGCCTGCCAGGCGGGGACACGGCGCGCCTTGGCCCGCATGCGGACGGGGGTGCCGGTGTGCGTGAACGGGTTGGCGGCGTGGGCGCGGGTGCGCTCCGGGGTGAAGGAGCGGGCGGGGTCCTTCTCGTCCAGTACCAGGGCGTAGTTCCACGGCGAGGCCGGGCGCACCTCGTACTCGGGCCAGTCCTCGGTACCGGCGAACCGCGTCCACTCCTCCTCGATCCGGAGGGAGTAGGTCAGCGGACCGTGGTCGACGGAGACCGAGTCGCGGTTCGCGCCCCAGGTGCGCACCGTGGTGCGCATGGGCAGGCGCAGTTCCACGGTGTCGCGGTGCTGCCAGGGGCGGTCCAGCACCAGGTATCCGCCGCTGCCGCAGGCCTGCGCGGGGCGGCCGTTCACCAGCACCGTGGGGGCCTGGCACCAGCCCGGCACGCGCAGGTAGAGCGGGAAGCGCACCGTCCGGGGTGCGGACAGGGTGAAGGTGACGGTCTCGCCGAACGGGTAGTCGGTGCGTTCGGCGATGGAGACCGTGGTGCCGTCGGCCACGTCGGCGCGCACCGAGGACTCCGCGTACAGCGAGGCGCACAGGCCGCCGTCGGCACTGGCCAGCCAGAGTTCCTCGGCGTAGTAGGGCCAGCCCATGCCGTAGTTGTGCGGGCAGCAGCGGTACTGGTGGATGCCGGGCATGTACGCCTGCATGGCGAAGCGGTTGTCGAACTGGCCATGTGACTTGGGGACGTTGTCGAGCTGGATGCCGTTGGCGGAGGTCGCGTAGTGGATGCCCTTGTGCAGCGGGTCGAGCGCGGCCGGCAGCAGGTTCAGCGCCAGCTCCTCGCAGCGGTCGGCCCACACCGCGTCGCCGGTGATGCGGGTGAGCAGCTGATGGCTGTGCATGTACTCGACGATGCCGCAGGTCTCGAAGCCCTGGCGGGGATCGTGGTAGCCGCTGCGGGCGTTCTCGTCCCCGGCGAAGCCGCCGCCGGGGAACTGCCCGTACCGGCGCATCACGGTGTCGTAGACGCGGTAGGTGGCGTCACGGAAGGACGGGTCGCCGGCCAGAACGCCGTACTGGGCCGGTTCGCGGAAGCCCTGGGCCAGGTTGACGTTGTGCCAGGTGGGTATCGCGGTGGTGTAGTCGGCGCTGTTGGCGTGGATCCTGTGCACCAGGTCCAGCAGCCAGGAGTCGCCGGTGCGGTTGTACAGCCAGTAGGCCGTGTCGATGGTGTCGCCGCAGCGGGCGGAGCCCCAGCCCTGTCCGAACAGTTCGGCAGGCTGCGTATCGAGGTACTTCAGCCACCCCCGCAGCGCCGGGACGACCCGGTCGTCGCCGCTGTACTCGTGCCAGGTGCGCAGGGCGTCCAGCACCGGCATGTAGGGCCAGAAGTCCGGGCCGCCGTTGAGCGCCGTACGCAGCGCGGACGGGCCGAAGAAGCCGTCCGGCTGCCGGGTGGCCAGGATGCGGTCGATCCAGGCGCGGGTCAGCTCCAGCGTCCTGGCGTCGCCGGTGACGTAGCCGAGGTCGCCGAAGCCGCGCAGCCAGTACGGCAGTTCCTCCCAGCCGTCCCTGTCGGGCACGGCCCAGCCGCTGGTGGCCGGGGAGAGGTAGTCGGAGACCTCCGGCAGGCGCCCGTTGAGGCCGTTCAGCTGGAGGTCGAGCTGTTCGCGCAGCCAGCCCTTGGGGGTGACGCTGCCCGGGGGAAGCCGCAGAAAGGGCTCCTGCCGCAACGGGGCCCGGTTGGCCGGGTATCGGGCGGCAGCGCGGGTGGGGCCGACCAGACGCACCGGCGGCCGGGGCGCGGCCGCCTGCGCGGGCAGACCCGCCGTTCCGGCCAGCGCTGCGCCACCGACGACGGCCAGTGAGCGGTTGAGGAACGCGCGACGTTCCATGCGGACGTCCTTCCTTAACTGCCGGAGGTGGGACAGGGCGGTGGGACGACGAGGAGACCGCCGGCCGGCGGCGGTCGTGGTGGGGGATGACGGCCGGCGCGTGCGGACCGGCCGGCGGCGCTGTGCGGACGCGGCGTCAGCGCGCCTTATAACGTTGGAGAGACTGCCGCCGACAGGAATGACAGCATGCGCGAGCGGTCGTGTCCAGACCTCGAACGGCGCCTGCTCGCCGCTGACTTGGATGTCTTGCAACCGGGGCCGTGTCGGTGCACATCGGTTGGGGTCCGGGGTCTGGACAGGGTTGCGAGGGCCCTGCTTTCATGCTCCCGCGCCGACTTTTCCAACGTTATACAAGACGCTTCCGCTGCGCTTCCCACGGTGTTTCCCGCTGTGCCGCGCGGCGCGAGCGTCTCCTTCGGCGCAGGTTCAGGCGTGGACAATTTCCGTTACGGAAAGGGTGAGCATGAGCCCAGGCAGACTCCGAATACCCTTCCTCGGCCGACTCGCTGCGTTGCTGCCACTGCTGCTGGGAGCCGCGTTGCTGGTCCCGGCCCAGGTGAGTGCCGCACCCGCTGCGGCGTCCCCTCCCTCCGCCGGGGCCGCCGACCTCGGCCTGCGAGGTGACTACTACCGGATGTCCAGCACCACGGCGCTGGACTTCGCGTCGTACACCGGCACCCGGATCGACAACTCCCTCTACGTCGACGACCTGCTGCCCACGCTGCGCGCCTACGCCGGGACCACGGACAACGTCGCGGTGCGCTGGACGGGCCGGCTCCAGGTGCCCGCGGACGGCGTCTACACCTTCTACATCAAGGGCGACAACGGTTTCCGGATGTCCCTCGACGGGGACAGTGTGATCGACCACTGGACCACCGACTGGGACGTCCAGACGACCTCCGAGGCGATCACCCTGACGGCCGGTCCGCACGACCTCGCGGTCGACTACAACCAGGGCAACGGCGGGGCCTACCTGCACACCGAGTGGTCGGGGCCGGGCTTCTCCCGGCAGCCGATCCCCGACTCGGCGCTGCGCCTGCCGGCCGGCTTCGCCCCCGCCGACGCCAAGGGCACCGTCGCCACGACCGGACGGACCGCCACGATCGAACTGCCCTCCGCCGTGAAGGCCGTTCCGGCCGACGCGGCCAAGCATCTCGCGGTGGTCTCCGGAGGCACCCTCTGGTCCCCCACCGTGGCCAGGGATCCCAAGAACGCCTCCAGGCTCCTGGTCACCCCGGGCAAGGACGACACTCCCGTCTCCCTCAACGCCGACGTGCGGATCAGCTACGACGGCAAGGGCGGCATCACCACCGCCCACGGCGAACTCGGACCCTTCTCCGTGGTGGCGCAGAACAACTCCACCTGGTACTTCGCCACCAAGTGGGCCAAGGACGTCTCCGCCGACAACGCCCTGCCCGAGTACCCGCGGCCGCAGCTGACCCGCAAGAACTGGCAGAACCTCAACGGCACCTGGCAGTTCCAGGCCACCCAGCAGGACGCCGCGCTGCCCACCGGGAAGCTCACCGGGAAGATCCTGGTGCCGTATCCGATGGAGTCGGCCCTGTCCGGCGTCGCCAAGCACCACGACTGGTCGCTGTACCAGCGCACCTTCACCGTGCCGAACGGCTGGAAGGTGGGATCGGGCAACCGGCTGCGGCTGAACTTCGGCGCGGTGGACCACGAAGCCTGGGTCTACGTCAACGGCAGGCAGGTCGCCCACCACCTGGGCGGCTACGAGGAGTTCGGCGCCGACGTGACCGACGCGCTCACCGGACGCGGGCAGCAGACCCTGCTGGTGAAGGTCAAGGACACCACGAACGACAAGTACGCGCTCGGCAAGCAGTCCACCGATCCGAGCGGCATCTGGTACACCCCGACCTCCGGCATCTGGCAGACCGTCTGGATGGAGCCCGTCGCCGCGGCGAGCGTCGACTCGCTGGTGCTCACCCCGGACCTGGCGGACAACTCGCTCTCCGTCACCGTGCGCCCCGCTGCCGGCACCGCCCCGACGGCGAAGGCCACCGCCACCGCCTACGCCGGCAACAAGGCCGTGGGATCGGTCACCGGCCGAGCCGGTACCGCGCTGCGCATCCCGATCAGCAAGCCGCACCTGTGGAGCCCGGACGACCCGTACCTGTACAACCTCAAGGTGACCCTGGACGGCGGACGTGCCGGAAAGGACGAGGTCGGCTCCTACTTCGGCATGCGGTCGATCGAGGTCGCCCCGGTCGGCGGCGTCAACAAGATCGTGCTCAACGGGAAACCCACTTTCGTGATGGCCACCCTGGACCAGGGGTTCTGGCCGGACGGCCTGTACACCGCGCCGACCGACGAGGCCCTGAAGTACGACCTGGTGGAGCACAAGAAGCTCGGCTTCAACGCGGTGCGCAAGCACATCAAGGTGGAGCCGGCCCGCTGGTACTACTGGGCCGACCGGCTCGGTCTGATGGTGTGGCAGGACATGCCGAGCCGTATGACGGCGGCGGCGGGCACACCGGAGACCCAGACCTTCATCGACCAGGTGCACACGATCGTCGACCAGCACATCAGCAGCCCGTCGATCGTCATGTGGACCATGATGAACGAGGGCTGGGGCGAATGGAGCAAGGCCGCCACCGGTGAGCTCGCGGATGCGGTCAAGAAGCAGGACCCGTCCCGTCTCGTCGATGCCCACTCCGGGGTCAACTGCTGTGCCTCCAAGGGTGATTCGGGGCGAGGCGACATCATCGACTTCCACGACTACCACGGCCCGGCGAACCCCGCCCCCGACGCCACCCGGGCGTCCGTCGACGGAGAGCACGGCGGCTACTCGTACGTCGTTCCGGGCCACATCCTGGGGACTGCCGGCGGTCAGGACTACGGTGACGCCGCCACCAGCACGGAGGAGCTGACCAAGGCATACGTGGAGAACACCAGGAAGCTGATCCAGCGTGCCTCCTGCGGGCTCTCCGGCTCGGTCTACACCCAGGTCACGGACGTGGAGGGCGAACTCAACGGCCTGCTCACCTACGACCGCAAGGTGGTCAAGGTGCTCCCCGGCCCGGTGCGGGAGATCAACCAGCAGGTCATCGCGGCGGGCTCCGCCGCGGGCGGGGTGAACGTCCCGGCGGGCACCCCGGGACCGGCCGGAGTGTCCTGGTGGCCGCTGCACCAGCAGACCGGCACGGTGGCCACGGACGTCGCCGGCGGACACGACGGCACCCTCAAGGGCGGCGCGACCTGGACCTCCGGGCCGAACGGCGGCGCGCTGCGACTGGACGGCACGACCGGTTACGTCGACGCCGGCGCGCCCGTCCTGGACACCGAGAAGGGCGACTACTCGGTGGCCGCCTGGGTCCGGCTGGACGACAAGGGCCACTTCAGCACCGCGGTGTCCATCGACGGCGACAGGAGCAGCGTCTTCTACCTCCAGTACTCCCAGGCCGACAAGCGGTTCGCGTTCAGCTTCTCCGGCGCCCGGGCGCTCGCGAACAGCATCGGTGAGCCGCAGGCCGGCAAGTGGTACCACCTGGTCGGCAGTTACAGCCACCGGGACGGGGCGCTGCGGATCTACGTGGACGGCACCGAGGCGGGCTCCACCCGCGCCTGCAACGGAGAGGTGCCCACCGGAAACCTGGTGATCGGCCGCGGCAAGTACAACGGCGGTCCGGTCGACCACTGGACCGGTGCGATCGCCGACGTCCACGCCTACGACCGCGCCCTGAGCGGGGCCGAGGTGGCTTCGCTGGCCGCCCACGAACCCGCCGCACCCACCAGGCGGTGACGCGGGCGGGAGGCCCCCGGTCCACCCCGGGGGCCTCCCGGCCCCCTCCCTGGCCCTGACCCGGCCTAGCCGCTGACCTGCCCCTGCCCCTGCCCCTGCCCCTGC from Streptomyces sp. 6-11-2 encodes:
- a CDS encoding M20 family metallopeptidase, with product MTGALKEAARQAVDRRAEELIGLSERLHADPETAWEEHRAAAAVPDLLDRAGFDVTSSYLGLETAFLARFGSGPVRVALCAEYDALPGLGHACGHNLIAASSVGAALGLAAVADDAGLTVEVYGTPAEEGGGGKIEMLDRGAFAGVDLAMMVHPAPVDVAEARPFAVSHSRISYTGKSAHAAAYPEAGVNAADAFTVAQVAIGLLRQQLPASARVHGVVTHAGDAPNAIPERSTGRWYVRAETLAELAELEPRVMRAFEAGALATGCELGIEPESKPYAEFRTDETALGHYRANALALGREFAPPGQAARMNRASTDMGNVSQVVPAIHPYIGIGSLPATNHQHEFAAYCVGAAARRALLDGAIALAWTGVDQSAPAGGAAA
- a CDS encoding DUF1028 domain-containing protein — encoded protein: MTFSLVVRDGERFGIVASSSSPAVAARVVHLRPGVGAAASQNVTDPTLGTSLLDGLADHGDAERALAHVTGAARNAKSIEYRQLTVLGRSGAGFAHSGSRTLGRHASAIADDAVAAGNMLSGEHIPGVLLDAYATATGRLEERLLTALKAAVAAGGEEGPVYSAGLAVVADVDWRVTDLRVDWAEDPVDRLGELLDVWLPQRDDYVRRGLDPAAAPSYGVPGDL
- a CDS encoding LysR family transcriptional regulator, whose product is MPGPYLTVFAVAGLVAALSLRETAGSALLRPEDMPENAPEDVPEAAAAEVRRAVPHKVDCDTDRPAQGSRMTAPVGFTLVQLRYFLVAAERGSMTEASAELHIAQSAVSAAIHNLERDLQAQLFIRRRGRGLTLTPAGERLQQQARDLLARAREVEREARGEGETISGPVAVGCFVTLAPYYLPHLFSECTGRYPGIEIDVVEAETDQLVHALAAGRIDFALTYHLGLSAEADLRSETIARAPAYVIVPADHPLAGQGSVELAELSTEPLVLLDLPHSRDYFRALVAATGTAPDVRYRTRSYETVRSLVARGLGYSVLNQRPATSQTYGGGEIAELQLRDASPLEVRIASLEGVTQTARARAVMDLLREIAAARSTEV
- a CDS encoding NmrA/HSCARG family protein is translated as MVEEPVLVLAATGGQGRAVADALLGRGARVRALVRDPARKAARELADRGVEVMAGSLSDRGSLAAAMSGVAGVFAFTTPFEAGVEAEVGQGRAILAAAEEAGVPHLVFSSVAGADQESGVPHFESKARIEAELAAGDVPHTILGPTYFFDNALGGAERVLDGVLDLPLPPDRPLQQLARPDLGAFAAEVLLDPARYAGQRIELASDAPTPTQMAAALGAALGREVRHEQVPLTAVANPDMHAMWTFLNGPGYRVDIPALHAAHPEIPWTGFADWAHGTFATAR
- a CDS encoding TetR/AcrR family transcriptional regulator, whose amino-acid sequence is MGKAGRPRNQTARRQALVSAAGRAIAERGLEGLRIKDIADAAGVSQGSVLYYYPELDDLVLEVHRGAVESYLSSRQRAYDEAPAEDPAARLRALLHSGLPSMTEDPVHGLLYELHRRAGRSPGHAELMTSLFAREVALYTTALEVGAATGVFSLAASAHDLAHGLVALEDGYGLHIVSRNAALRPDRARELILAHARAVTGCAGL
- a CDS encoding NAD(P)/FAD-dependent oxidoreductase; protein product: MPSEETEVVVVGAGQAGVAMSEHLGAHGVPHVVLERHRIAERWRSERWDSLVANGPAWHDRFPGLEFSDVGPDAFASKEQVADYFVTYAEKIGAPIRCGVEVTSVRKHAGRPGFRVETSEGSIDARFVVAATGPFQRPVIPPIVPDGAVPVQIHSSGYRNPEQLSEGAVLVVGAGSSGVQIADELRRSGRRVLLSVGPHDRPPREYRGRDFCWWLGVLGIWDAETPPRGAEHVTIAVSGARGGHTVDFRALAGTGIELVGLTASYDDGVLRFAPDLAANIALGDDKYLAFLRAADAYVERNGLDLPEEPEAHVLGPDPDCVTSPLLELDLAGAGVTSIVWATGFATDYGWLEVDAFDENGRPDQRRGVSSEPGVYFLGLPWLSRRGSSFIWGVWHDAGHIADHITIQRGYLAYGTTDRPGATPATPKN
- a CDS encoding RidA family protein, with the translated sequence MTFTSEGSQARAPIVAGGHTRIRPFNTRDTYPEQNLDNDLCQAVVAGDTVYVRGQIGQNLDTSDSVGVGDAEAQAEQAMTNIKMLLEEAGSRMEHLVKLTIYLIDPRYREAVYRTVGRWTKGVHPISTGLVVSALARPEWLCEIDAIAVIPEEARA